In the Malania oleifera isolate guangnan ecotype guangnan chromosome 1, ASM2987363v1, whole genome shotgun sequence genome, one interval contains:
- the LOC131147954 gene encoding F-box/kelch-repeat protein At3g06240-like, whose translation MATNYLPDDVLIEVLVKLPGKSALRFKCVSKWWCSLVKSRGFISRHAVLNKNGGILVSHGAAIFSMLSEDTLNVYKTLDLRPFFQDCVDKIQSKIAGHHNGIICLFNHRGDILLWNPTTRERRSLPLPKTIDMSIDDEICEMVFGFDSNADDCKAMVKMRTWKNGDIYQTFLYSLRTDTWKEMTHQYDLQQVGLNTSTREIYANGMFFWTVTEDEDMESDVIVSFDISSEVFQKIPLPDVCLTLARWKHKRILAVLNESMALLLQNTRKCPLDFNMQIDIWVMREFGVKESWTKQFTLNLQHLSLVEVFGGIPDVHKFLKTGELLLTSSCGKVLALLNPITQELRKLQGHGRIVGIVPYKDSLIPIQGGIEPKRRVLYSNKTIENIIWPLCT comes from the coding sequence ATGGCAACCAATTACCTGCCAGATGATGTGCTGATTGAAGTTCTGGTCAAATTGCCTGGCAAGTCTGCCTTGCGATTCAAGTGCGTATCCAAGTGGTGGTGCTCATTGGTGAAGAGTCGTGGTTTCATTTCTCGGCATGCAGTTTTGAATAAGAATGGCGGTATTCTCGTTTCCCATGGTGCTGCTATCTTCTCCATGCTATCCGAAGATACTTTAAATGTTTATAAAACTTTAGACTTGCGACCTTTCTTTCAAGATTGTGTTGACAAGATTCAGTCGAAGATTGCAGGTCACCACAATGGCATTATTTGTTTATTCAACCATAGAGGAGACATTCTCCTTTGGAATCCCACAACCAGAGAGCGAAGATCTTTGCCTCTACCAAAAACAATAGATATGTCTATTGATGACGAAATTTGTGAAATGGTATTCGGATTTGACTCCAATGCCGATGACTGCAAAGCGATGGTTAAGATGAGAACTTGGAAGAACGGTGATATCtatcaaacatttttatacagCCTAAGGACGGATACTTGGAAAGAGATGACACACCAATATGACCTGCAACAAGTTGGGTTGAATACTTCTACAAGAGAAATATATGCAAATGGAATGTTCTTTTGGACTGTAACGGAAGATGAGGACATGGAATCAGATGTCATTGTTTCATTTGACATCAGCAGTGAGGTGTTCCAGAAAATTCCGCTCCCTGATGTTTGCCTTACATTAGCTCGATGGAAGCATAAAAGGATTCTTGCTGTGTTAAACGAATCAATGGCCCTCCTTCTCCAAAACACTCGTAAATGTCCTCTTGATTTCAATATGCAGATTGATATATGGGTAATGAGAGAATTTGGGGTTAAGGAGTCATGGACAAAACAATTTACTCTTAATCTTCAACATCTTTCACTAGTTGAAGTATTTGGTGGGATTCCAGATGTCCACAAATTTTTGAAAACTGGCGAGCTTCTTTTAACGTCTTCTTGTGGAAAAGTACTGGCTTTGCTTAATCCCATCACACAAGAGCTTAGAAAACTTCAAGGTCATGGCAGGATAGTTGGGATTGTTCCTTACAAGGATAGCTTAATCCCAATCCAAGGAGGAATTGAACCAAAAAGACGTGTCTTATATAGCAacaaaacaattgaaaacatTATTTGGCCTTTATGCACGTAG